A single region of the Micropterus dolomieu isolate WLL.071019.BEF.003 ecotype Adirondacks linkage group LG18, ASM2129224v1, whole genome shotgun sequence genome encodes:
- the LOC123986769 gene encoding cytochrome c oxidase subunit 6C-1, translated as MSLPKPVMRGLLGKRLRFHLPIAFTMSLLAAVAFKYAVTEPRKQAYADFYKQYDAVKEFNAMKEAGVFESVRPSGN; from the exons ATGTCTCTGCCAAAGCCAGTGATGAGGGGGCTGCTGGGAAAGCGTCTGAGGTTTCATCTGCCCATTGCTTTCACTATGTCTTTATTGGCTGCAGTAGCCTTCAAG TACGCGGTGACAGAGCCCAGGAAACAGGCCTACGCTGACTTCTACAAGCAGTACGACGCTGTCAAAGAGTTCAACGCCATGAAGGAAGCCGGCGTCTTTGAGAGTGTGCGGCCCTCTGGAAATTAA